The following proteins are co-located in the Haloprofundus halophilus genome:
- the hutU gene encoding urocanate hydratase has protein sequence MVKHHSGDEATDDIGAPSSQWLDYQGAPTGTDIECEGWRQEAALRMLNNNLDPEVGEKPEELVVYGGTGRAARSWDAYDGILSELRTLADDETLLVQSGKPVGRFTTHERAPRVLIANSNLVGAWDNWAHFHELESKGLIMYGQMTAGSWAYIGTQGIVQGTFETLAEAARQHFPDREGLRGTITVTAGLGGMGGAQPLAVTMNHGVCIAAEVDGNRIDRRIETEYCMEKTDDLDEAVELAERAAENGEPLSIAVHMNAADMFDGLLEREFVPDLVTDQTSAHDELEGYYPSGYTVEEADALREEDPERYVEASLDTMQRHVEGILAMQERGAVAFEYGNNIRGQVQTHRGMENAFDFPGFVPAYIRPLFCRGKGPFRWVALSGEEADIHRTDRAVKELFPEKEMLHRWIDLAQEQVSFQGLPSRVCWLGYETDDEGLTERARFALEINELVADDEIAAPVVVTRDHLDAGSVASPNRETEAMRDDSDAIADWPILNALLNCAAGADIVSVHDGGGVGIGNSLHANNHVVLDGSALAAEKAERVFTTDPGMGIVRHVDAGYEDAVAEAAASGVHIPMREDR, from the coding sequence ATGGTCAAACACCACTCCGGAGACGAAGCGACGGACGACATCGGCGCGCCGTCGTCGCAGTGGCTCGACTACCAGGGTGCGCCGACGGGAACGGATATCGAGTGCGAAGGGTGGCGACAGGAGGCCGCCCTCCGCATGCTCAACAACAACCTCGACCCCGAAGTCGGGGAGAAACCCGAGGAGCTCGTGGTGTACGGCGGCACCGGCCGAGCGGCCCGCAGTTGGGACGCCTACGACGGTATCCTCTCGGAGCTCCGGACGCTCGCCGACGACGAGACGCTGCTCGTCCAGTCGGGGAAGCCGGTCGGCCGATTCACGACCCACGAACGCGCCCCGCGAGTACTAATCGCGAACTCGAACCTCGTCGGCGCGTGGGACAACTGGGCGCACTTCCACGAACTCGAATCGAAGGGGCTCATCATGTACGGACAGATGACCGCCGGGTCGTGGGCGTACATCGGAACCCAGGGCATCGTCCAGGGGACGTTCGAGACGCTGGCCGAGGCGGCCCGGCAACACTTCCCCGACCGCGAGGGATTGCGGGGGACGATCACGGTCACCGCCGGTCTCGGCGGGATGGGCGGGGCGCAGCCGCTGGCCGTGACGATGAACCACGGCGTCTGCATCGCCGCCGAAGTCGACGGGAATCGAATCGACCGGCGCATCGAGACGGAGTACTGCATGGAGAAGACCGACGACCTCGACGAGGCCGTCGAACTGGCCGAGAGAGCCGCCGAAAACGGCGAACCGCTTTCCATCGCCGTCCACATGAACGCCGCCGATATGTTCGACGGGCTGCTCGAGCGCGAGTTCGTCCCGGACCTCGTCACCGACCAGACGAGCGCGCACGACGAACTGGAAGGCTACTACCCGTCGGGCTACACCGTCGAAGAGGCCGACGCGTTGCGCGAGGAGGACCCCGAACGGTACGTCGAAGCGAGCCTCGACACGATGCAACGACACGTCGAGGGCATCCTCGCCATGCAGGAACGAGGAGCAGTCGCCTTCGAGTACGGCAACAACATCCGCGGACAGGTCCAGACCCATCGCGGAATGGAGAACGCGTTCGACTTTCCGGGGTTCGTCCCGGCGTACATCCGGCCGCTGTTCTGCCGCGGGAAGGGGCCGTTCCGCTGGGTCGCGCTCTCCGGCGAGGAGGCGGACATCCATCGGACCGACCGAGCGGTGAAGGAACTGTTCCCCGAGAAGGAGATGCTGCACCGCTGGATAGATCTCGCACAGGAGCAGGTGTCGTTTCAGGGGCTGCCGAGTCGCGTCTGTTGGCTCGGCTACGAGACCGACGACGAGGGGCTGACCGAGCGTGCGCGGTTCGCGCTCGAAATCAACGAACTCGTCGCCGACGACGAGATTGCAGCGCCGGTCGTCGTCACGCGCGACCACCTCGACGCCGGCAGCGTCGCCAGCCCGAATCGCGAGACCGAGGCGATGCGCGACGATTCCGACGCGATTGCGGACTGGCCGATTCTCAACGCCTTGCTCAACTGTGCGGCCGGTGCCGACATCGTGAGCGTCCACGACGGCGGCGGCGTCGGCATCGGCAACTCGCTGCACGCCAACAACCACGTCGTCCTCGACGGCTCAGCCCTCGCCGCCGAGAAGGCCGAGCGCGTCTTCACGACGGACCCCGGCATGGGTATCGTCCGCCACGTCGACGCCGGCTACGAAGACGCAGTAGCGGAGGCGGCGGCGTCAGGCGTCCACATCCCGATGCGGGAGGACCGATGA
- a CDS encoding MFS transporter: protein MRWHYRHSVLALCMFAFLVTYFARLAISPVIPLITAEFEVTNTAIGMALTGMWLTYGLAQFPSGILAERFGERRVILVSVGGTVLMGLLLALAPVFPLFVASTVALGAVAGLHYSVATTLLSRTFDDVGRAVGIHSVGGPLAGLVAPVAAAWVGSQYGWRPAVALAAVVGVPVFALFAWRVRPTPPRHPGQRMRERFELGSLTALVSRPPIVFTLFIAALGTFVAQGLLSFLPTFLIETRGTTATVAGVAFSAFFVVRGGGQIVLGELSDRLGRDFALGVSMFAGGAGLLLLVVAPGRVVAGVAILLAGIGSSFFAALDPRFIDNLSEAERGAGFGLVRTVYTMLGSSGSVGVGLLADTYGWETAFTVLAGLFLITTATIAVNSAFELGY, encoded by the coding sequence ATGCGCTGGCACTACCGACATTCGGTGCTCGCTCTCTGTATGTTCGCGTTCCTCGTGACGTACTTCGCGCGGCTGGCGATCAGCCCGGTGATTCCACTCATCACCGCGGAGTTCGAGGTCACGAACACGGCCATCGGGATGGCGCTGACGGGGATGTGGCTCACCTACGGTCTCGCACAGTTCCCGAGCGGTATTCTCGCCGAGCGGTTCGGCGAGCGCCGGGTGATACTCGTCTCCGTGGGCGGAACCGTGCTGATGGGGCTGCTGCTCGCACTCGCTCCGGTGTTCCCGCTGTTCGTCGCCTCCACCGTGGCTCTCGGAGCGGTCGCGGGACTCCACTACAGCGTCGCAACGACGCTCCTGTCCCGGACGTTCGACGACGTCGGCCGCGCGGTCGGAATCCACTCCGTCGGCGGCCCGTTGGCGGGACTGGTCGCGCCCGTCGCGGCCGCGTGGGTCGGGTCGCAGTACGGCTGGCGCCCCGCGGTCGCGCTCGCGGCGGTCGTCGGCGTGCCGGTGTTCGCGCTGTTCGCGTGGCGCGTCCGCCCAACGCCGCCACGACACCCCGGCCAGCGCATGCGCGAGCGCTTCGAACTCGGTTCGCTGACGGCGCTCGTGTCGCGACCGCCTATCGTGTTCACGCTGTTCATCGCCGCGCTCGGGACGTTCGTCGCCCAGGGCCTGCTGTCGTTTCTCCCGACGTTCCTCATCGAGACGCGAGGGACGACGGCGACGGTCGCCGGAGTCGCGTTCTCGGCGTTCTTCGTCGTTCGCGGCGGCGGTCAGATCGTCCTCGGCGAGCTCTCGGACCGTCTCGGCCGCGATTTCGCGCTCGGCGTGTCGATGTTCGCCGGAGGTGCGGGTCTCCTCCTACTCGTCGTCGCCCCCGGTCGCGTCGTGGCCGGCGTCGCGATCCTGTTGGCCGGAATCGGGTCGAGTTTCTTCGCGGCGCTCGATCCTCGCTTCATCGACAACCTCTCCGAGGCGGAGCGCGGCGCGGGCTTTGGACTCGTCCGCACGGTGTACACCATGCTCGGGTCGAGTGGGTCGGTCGGAGTCGGACTCCTCGCGGACACTTACGGTTGGGAGACGGCGTTCACGGTGCTCGCCGGGCTGTTTCTGATAACGACCGCTACGATCGCCGTCAACTCGGCGTTCGAATTGGGTTACTGA
- a CDS encoding D-2-hydroxyacid dehydrogenase, translated as MADIVVLNHTAHGIPAEECAAAIRERVDDRTVALAESARAERELMSDAEIIVGGDLESDLLDRAEELRLFACTSAGVDRLDMEAFRERGVAVTNASGVHGPNIAEHVIGWMLAITRRLDEGLRRDERSEWRHFQAFGELRGSRVCVVGLGAIGSAVVERLSGFDVETVGVRYTPEKGGPTDEVYGFDEFSDALVGTDFLVLACPLTETTRGLVDADALAALPPSAVLVNIARGPVVETDALVTALRKSDLRAAALDVTDPEPLPGDHPLWSLGNAYVTAHVAGYTPHYFERVADILAENLDRLDEGGADSDLVNRVD; from the coding sequence ATGGCAGACATCGTGGTTTTGAACCACACGGCACACGGTATTCCGGCCGAAGAGTGCGCCGCGGCGATTCGAGAGCGCGTCGACGACCGCACCGTCGCGTTGGCGGAGTCGGCGCGCGCCGAGCGCGAGCTAATGTCGGATGCGGAGATAATCGTCGGCGGCGACCTCGAGTCCGACCTCCTCGACCGCGCCGAGGAGCTACGCCTGTTCGCGTGCACCTCCGCAGGCGTCGACCGACTCGACATGGAGGCGTTCCGAGAACGGGGCGTCGCCGTGACGAACGCCTCGGGCGTCCACGGACCGAACATCGCCGAGCACGTGATCGGATGGATGCTCGCGATCACCCGCCGACTCGACGAGGGGCTTCGACGCGACGAGCGCAGCGAGTGGCGTCACTTCCAGGCGTTCGGCGAGTTACGGGGCTCACGCGTCTGCGTGGTCGGACTCGGCGCCATCGGAAGCGCAGTCGTCGAGCGGCTCTCCGGGTTCGACGTGGAGACCGTCGGCGTCCGCTACACGCCGGAGAAGGGCGGCCCCACCGACGAGGTGTACGGCTTCGACGAGTTCTCGGACGCGCTGGTCGGGACGGACTTTCTGGTGCTGGCGTGTCCGCTGACCGAGACGACACGGGGACTCGTCGACGCGGACGCGCTCGCTGCGCTCCCGCCGAGCGCTGTCCTCGTCAACATCGCTCGCGGTCCGGTCGTGGAGACGGACGCGCTCGTGACCGCCCTCAGGAAGAGCGACCTCCGCGCGGCCGCCCTCGACGTGACCGACCCCGAACCGCTACCCGGCGACCACCCGCTCTGGTCGCTCGGAAACGCGTACGTCACCGCCCACGTCGCCGGGTACACGCCGCACTACTTCGAGCGCGTCGCCGACATCCTCGCCGAGAACCTCGACCGACTCGACGAGGGAGGAGCCGACTCCGACCTGGTGAACCGGGTCGACTGA
- the hutI gene encoding imidazolonepropionase — protein sequence MTDLVVYDASQVVTPTDDSELETVRDGAVAVDDGVVVAIGPTEEVVREHPPENATTAIDASEKTVLPGFVDPHTHALFAGDRADEFSAKLEGATYQEILAEGGGILRTVRAVREAARDELVENLLRQFDVMLAHGTTTIEVKSGYGLDVETEVKMLEAIGEAGDRHPIDAVATFMGAHAVPENTDADSYVDHVVEEQIPAVAERGLAEFCDVFCEAGVFSVDQSRRVLEAGRERGLKPKIHADEFERLGGAQLASELGATSADHLLQSTTEDVSALGDSGVTPVLLPGTAFALATDYADADAFERADIPVAIATDCNPNCFSQSMEFAIELACNGMRMSPASAVRAATKTAAAALDRTDGAGTLQRGAPGDLVVADVPDFEHLPYNFGVRNVETVVKGGEVVRRD from the coding sequence GTGACCGACCTCGTCGTCTACGACGCATCGCAAGTCGTGACGCCGACCGACGACAGCGAACTGGAGACGGTTCGCGACGGCGCGGTCGCTGTCGACGATGGCGTGGTCGTCGCAATCGGACCGACAGAGGAGGTCGTTCGAGAGCACCCTCCGGAGAACGCGACGACGGCTATCGACGCCTCCGAGAAGACGGTGTTGCCGGGCTTCGTCGACCCGCACACCCACGCGCTGTTCGCCGGCGACCGCGCCGACGAGTTCTCCGCGAAGCTCGAAGGCGCGACCTATCAAGAGATTCTCGCGGAAGGGGGCGGCATCCTGCGGACCGTTCGAGCCGTGCGTGAAGCCGCTCGGGACGAACTCGTGGAGAACCTCCTCCGGCAGTTCGACGTGATGCTCGCCCACGGGACGACGACGATCGAGGTGAAATCCGGCTACGGACTCGACGTCGAGACGGAGGTGAAGATGCTCGAAGCCATCGGCGAAGCGGGCGACCGCCACCCGATAGACGCGGTCGCGACGTTCATGGGCGCCCACGCGGTGCCGGAGAACACCGACGCCGACAGCTACGTCGACCACGTCGTCGAAGAACAGATTCCCGCCGTCGCCGAGCGCGGCCTCGCGGAGTTCTGCGACGTGTTCTGCGAGGCCGGCGTCTTCTCGGTCGACCAGTCCCGGCGCGTCCTCGAAGCCGGGCGGGAGCGCGGCCTGAAGCCGAAGATTCACGCAGACGAGTTCGAACGGCTCGGCGGCGCGCAGTTGGCGTCCGAACTCGGAGCCACGAGCGCAGACCACCTCCTGCAGTCGACGACTGAGGACGTCTCGGCGCTCGGCGACTCGGGCGTGACGCCCGTCCTGCTGCCGGGAACCGCGTTCGCGCTCGCGACCGACTACGCCGACGCGGACGCGTTCGAGAGAGCGGATATCCCGGTCGCCATTGCGACCGACTGCAACCCGAACTGCTTCTCGCAGAGTATGGAGTTCGCCATCGAGCTCGCCTGCAACGGCATGCGGATGTCGCCCGCCTCGGCCGTCCGCGCGGCGACGAAGACGGCCGCCGCGGCGCTCGACCGAACGGACGGGGCAGGCACGCTCCAGAGAGGGGCGCCCGGCGACCTGGTCGTCGCCGACGTGCCCGACTTCGAGCACCTTCCGTACAACTTCGGCGTGCGGAACGTCGAGACGGTCGTCAAGGGCGGGGAGGTGGTCCGCCGTGACTGA
- a CDS encoding MBL fold metallo-hydrolase: MVKTITAERLAERIDADEQFTLVDTRPEDSFEAWHVRGAANVPYDPDEGLSEDQLDEVDALVDSQPVVAICGKGLTSTPFAFDLDERGYDDVSVVTGGMEEWSKLYEVVPIETSGDDLVVRQVQRRAKGCLGYVVGSKEAEEAVVVDATRQTDRFKVAAQDAGLSITRVLDTHVHADHISGSPALADEVGVPYHLGEAADERGVEYEYEPLSDGEVVEVGDVEIEALHTPGHTSEMMNYLVDGELLLTGDTLFVDSVGRTELQFGEDDASRGAELLYDSLHETILALPDDTTILPGHLTVTSDGRYENGSPGDPLEARLGDLREELDFLGLDREAFVERLTEDAPEKPPNYETVIAINTGRETVDDEGEATELELGPNNCAA; the protein is encoded by the coding sequence ATGGTCAAAACTATCACAGCAGAACGGCTCGCGGAGAGAATCGACGCGGACGAACAGTTCACACTCGTCGATACCCGTCCGGAGGACAGCTTCGAGGCCTGGCACGTACGTGGCGCGGCGAACGTCCCGTACGACCCCGACGAGGGGCTGAGCGAGGACCAACTGGACGAGGTGGACGCGCTGGTCGACAGCCAACCGGTCGTCGCCATCTGCGGCAAGGGCCTGACGTCGACACCGTTCGCGTTCGACCTCGACGAGCGCGGCTACGACGACGTCTCGGTCGTCACCGGCGGCATGGAGGAGTGGAGCAAACTCTACGAGGTCGTCCCCATCGAGACGTCCGGCGACGACCTCGTCGTTCGGCAGGTCCAGCGCCGAGCGAAGGGGTGTCTCGGCTACGTCGTCGGCTCGAAGGAGGCGGAAGAGGCCGTCGTGGTCGACGCGACCAGACAGACCGACCGGTTCAAAGTCGCCGCCCAAGACGCTGGGCTCTCCATAACGCGCGTGCTCGACACGCACGTCCACGCCGACCACATCTCGGGCAGTCCGGCGCTCGCCGACGAGGTCGGCGTACCCTACCACCTCGGCGAAGCGGCCGACGAGCGCGGCGTCGAGTACGAGTACGAGCCGCTGTCGGACGGGGAAGTCGTCGAAGTCGGCGACGTCGAAATCGAGGCGCTCCACACGCCCGGACACACCTCGGAGATGATGAACTACCTCGTCGACGGCGAACTCCTGTTGACGGGCGATACGCTGTTCGTCGACTCCGTCGGGCGGACGGAACTCCAGTTCGGCGAGGACGACGCATCGCGCGGAGCGGAGCTGCTGTACGACTCGCTTCACGAGACGATTCTCGCGCTCCCTGACGACACCACTATCCTGCCGGGCCACCTCACCGTAACGAGCGACGGGCGTTACGAGAACGGCTCGCCGGGCGACCCGCTCGAGGCCCGACTCGGAGATCTCCGCGAAGAACTCGACTTCCTCGGACTCGACCGCGAAGCGTTCGTCGAGCGACTGACCGAAGACGCCCCGGAGAAGCCCCCGAACTACGAGACGGTTATCGCCATCAACACCGGTAGAGAGACCGTCGACGACGAGGGCGAGGCGACCGAACTCGAACTGGGTCCGAACAACTGTGCCGCTTAA
- the hutG gene encoding formimidoylglutamase: protein MSSLTESTAWSGTSSDPADEQFGDIVERADLESADAYDAVLVGEPYDGAVISRPGAAEGPSAIREALATVKTHHFDAGAVESVADLGDVEVPAGSVAEVQDAIRSVTETVHELDALPVFLGGDNSVTVPNVAPLLEDASVGVLNVDAHLDVREVRDGPTSGTPYRQLGEAGLDAYACIGARHFETSSVYHDYVRENGGTVVTAEEVADDVVAAVDRALSGLGSVDRLYCSVDIDVLDATYCGCSAPTPGGLLPRELFRLVRLVGSDERIAGFELVECAPSLDAQGRTVDAAARTVAHFLSGWSS from the coding sequence ATGAGTAGCCTGACCGAATCAACCGCCTGGTCGGGTACGTCGTCGGACCCCGCGGACGAACAGTTCGGCGATATCGTCGAGCGCGCGGACCTCGAAAGCGCAGACGCGTACGACGCCGTGCTCGTCGGGGAACCGTACGACGGCGCGGTCATCTCCCGACCCGGTGCCGCTGAGGGCCCGTCGGCTATCAGAGAGGCGCTGGCGACCGTGAAGACCCATCACTTCGACGCGGGGGCCGTCGAGAGCGTCGCCGACCTCGGCGACGTCGAGGTTCCAGCAGGGTCGGTCGCAGAGGTGCAAGACGCCATCCGGAGCGTTACCGAGACAGTTCACGAACTCGACGCCCTCCCTGTGTTCCTCGGCGGCGACAACTCGGTGACTGTCCCGAACGTCGCGCCGTTGCTCGAAGATGCGAGCGTCGGCGTCCTCAACGTCGACGCGCACCTCGACGTTCGAGAAGTTCGAGACGGACCGACGAGCGGGACACCCTACCGCCAGTTAGGCGAGGCCGGCCTCGACGCGTACGCTTGCATCGGTGCTCGGCACTTCGAGACCAGTTCGGTGTATCACGACTACGTCCGCGAGAACGGCGGCACCGTCGTGACGGCGGAGGAAGTCGCAGACGACGTCGTCGCGGCCGTCGACCGAGCGCTCTCCGGGCTCGGTTCGGTCGACCGACTCTACTGTAGCGTCGATATCGACGTTCTCGACGCGACGTACTGCGGATGTAGCGCACCGACGCCCGGCGGTCTCCTTCCGCGAGAACTGTTCCGACTCGTCCGCCTCGTCGGTTCCGACGAGCGAATCGCGGGCTTCGAACTCGTCGAATGTGCCCCCTCGCTCGACGCCCAGGGGCGGACCGTCGACGCCGCCGCCCGGACGGTTGCGCACTTCCTCTCGGGGTGGTCTTCGTGA
- a CDS encoding ArsR/SmtB family transcription factor, whose product MADSDGGVCVCELEPALGVSQSAVSQALSRLYSAGLVSRRKEGRWRYYAATPRTEAILNTLDETRGESNE is encoded by the coding sequence ATCGCGGACAGCGACGGTGGCGTATGCGTTTGCGAACTTGAACCCGCCCTCGGTGTCAGCCAAAGCGCAGTCAGCCAAGCGCTCTCGCGACTCTATTCTGCCGGCCTCGTCTCACGCCGCAAAGAGGGCCGCTGGCGATACTACGCAGCGACCCCACGGACAGAAGCCATTCTGAACACGCTCGACGAGACCAGAGGTGAGTCCAATGAGTGA
- a CDS encoding arsenite methyltransferase, whose product MSEQNRSSGLAPDEQRRAVRRRYAQIASEESSCCSASDSCRDGQSGLNSQLGYSESETTTVAEGANLGLGCGNPTAIASLQSGETVLDLGSGAGFDCFLAARKVEDTGRVIGVDMTPEMIEKARDNIEKNNATNVEFRLGEIEHLPIADEVVDVVISNCVVNLSPDKQQVFDEAYRVLQPGGRLAISDVVLTAELPDDVRGDPESVASCVAGASPVSELEQILSAAGFEQIQIESKEESKEFISEWDDDHDVSDYVVSATVEAIKPVH is encoded by the coding sequence ATGAGTGAACAGAACCGATCGTCCGGATTGGCTCCCGATGAACAACGTCGTGCAGTCCGTCGACGATATGCCCAGATTGCGAGCGAAGAGTCGAGTTGCTGTAGCGCATCAGACAGCTGTCGTGACGGCCAAAGCGGACTGAACAGCCAACTCGGATATTCGGAGAGTGAGACGACGACTGTCGCTGAGGGAGCAAACCTGGGCCTTGGCTGTGGAAATCCGACTGCTATCGCCTCCCTCCAGTCCGGTGAAACCGTGCTCGACCTCGGGTCCGGTGCTGGTTTCGATTGCTTCCTCGCAGCCCGAAAGGTCGAGGACACGGGACGCGTCATCGGCGTCGACATGACCCCGGAGATGATAGAGAAAGCCAGAGATAACATCGAGAAAAACAACGCGACGAACGTCGAGTTCCGCCTCGGTGAGATCGAACACCTACCCATCGCTGATGAGGTTGTAGACGTCGTTATCTCGAACTGTGTGGTGAATCTCTCCCCGGACAAACAGCAGGTGTTCGACGAAGCTTATCGCGTGCTTCAGCCAGGTGGTCGACTCGCGATCTCTGACGTTGTGTTGACCGCTGAGTTACCGGACGATGTTCGTGGTGACCCGGAGTCTGTCGCGTCCTGTGTCGCCGGCGCATCACCGGTCTCGGAACTCGAGCAAATACTGTCTGCTGCAGGCTTCGAGCAAATTCAGATTGAGTCGAAAGAAGAGAGCAAGGAGTTCATCAGCGAGTGGGATGACGACCACGATGTCAGCGACTACGTCGTCTCTGCGACGGTCGAGGCTATCAAACCAGTCCATTGA
- the hutH gene encoding histidine ammonia-lyase — protein sequence MTDAPVVVDGESLTPEAVERVARKGATVRVPESARERVRKSRERIVDIVDSGQAVYGVNTGFGELVQERIPGDDIEALQQNLVRSHAAGTGRELDDEEVRAMLVTRLNALVKGYSGVRERIVDVLSRMLNEGVHPVVKAKGSLGASGDLAPLAHLALVVTGEGEATVDGERLPGDEALARKNLEPVTLRAKEGLGLINGTQLTVGLASLVVCDAERAMRAADIAGAMTTEATMGTTASSHSSIQRVRPHRGQAESAKNIRRLTRDSEIVESHRNCDRVQDAYSIRCLPQVHGAVRDSIRHLRTAVETELNSATDNPLVFAADEADDRASGTEAAAVLSGGNFHGQPLALRLDYVTSGLSELASISERRVDRMLNPNVQEAHLPPFLTEQSGLRSGYMIAQYTAADLVSTNRSQGRPSTDNIPVSGNQEDHVSMSAQSAYVARETVESTMCVVGIELACAAQALDFAGDRTPGVGTQVAHETIREHLAHLDDDRPIHRDMEAMAEILRSDALLENVEAALDATLE from the coding sequence GTGACTGACGCTCCCGTCGTCGTCGACGGCGAGTCACTCACGCCGGAGGCCGTCGAACGCGTCGCGCGGAAGGGAGCGACCGTCCGTGTCCCCGAGAGCGCCCGCGAGCGCGTCCGAAAGTCTCGCGAACGCATCGTCGATATCGTCGACTCCGGTCAGGCCGTCTACGGCGTGAACACCGGCTTCGGCGAACTCGTGCAGGAGCGCATTCCCGGAGACGACATCGAGGCGCTCCAGCAGAACCTCGTCCGGAGTCACGCCGCCGGAACCGGCCGCGAACTCGACGACGAGGAGGTTCGGGCGATGCTCGTCACCCGACTCAACGCGCTCGTGAAGGGGTACAGCGGTGTCCGAGAGCGAATCGTCGACGTCCTGTCGAGGATGTTGAACGAGGGCGTTCACCCCGTGGTGAAAGCCAAGGGGAGTCTGGGTGCGAGCGGCGACCTCGCACCGCTGGCGCACCTCGCGCTCGTCGTCACCGGTGAGGGCGAAGCCACGGTAGACGGAGAGCGGCTTCCCGGCGACGAGGCCCTCGCGCGGAAGAACCTTGAACCGGTGACGCTCCGCGCGAAGGAGGGACTGGGGCTCATCAACGGGACGCAGTTGACCGTCGGGCTGGCCTCGCTCGTGGTCTGCGACGCCGAGCGGGCGATGCGTGCTGCGGACATCGCCGGCGCGATGACCACGGAGGCGACGATGGGGACGACGGCGAGTTCACACTCCAGCATCCAGCGCGTTCGACCCCATCGAGGACAAGCCGAAAGCGCGAAGAATATCCGTCGGCTCACTCGGGACTCCGAGATCGTCGAGTCGCACCGCAACTGCGACCGGGTGCAGGACGCGTACTCGATTCGCTGTCTCCCGCAGGTTCACGGGGCGGTTCGAGACTCGATTCGACACCTCCGGACGGCCGTCGAGACGGAGCTCAACAGCGCGACGGACAACCCGCTCGTGTTCGCCGCCGACGAAGCGGACGACCGGGCCAGCGGCACCGAAGCGGCCGCCGTCCTCTCCGGCGGTAACTTCCACGGACAGCCGCTGGCGCTGCGGCTGGACTACGTCACGAGCGGCCTCTCCGAGTTGGCATCGATCTCCGAGCGGCGAGTCGACCGGATGCTCAATCCCAACGTCCAGGAAGCGCACCTCCCCCCGTTTCTGACCGAACAGAGCGGTCTTCGTTCGGGATACATGATCGCGCAGTACACCGCCGCCGACCTCGTGAGTACGAACCGTTCACAGGGGCGGCCGTCCACGGACAACATCCCCGTCAGCGGAAATCAGGAGGACCACGTCAGCATGAGCGCGCAGAGCGCGTACGTCGCCCGAGAGACCGTCGAGTCGACGATGTGCGTCGTCGGCATCGAACTGGCCTGCGCGGCGCAGGCGCTCGATTTTGCGGGCGACCGAACTCCGGGTGTCGGAACGCAAGTCGCTCACGAGACGATTAGAGAGCATCTCGCGCACCTCGACGACGACCGGCCGATCCACCGGGACATGGAGGCGATGGCGGAGATTCTTCGTTCCGATGCGTTACTCGAGAACGTGGAGGCGGCGCTCGACGCGACGCTCGAGTGA
- a CDS encoding RNA-guided endonuclease InsQ/TnpB family protein — MVMVTVTAKFHNPSLSRRKEWQQGTRLYRDTKQFCIDGWENADFGKSVTTASIDNDLYSAIQNQAIREAKSDHNKDGEVRYRESQPFAVNNQNWEIDTTENGTVVVGFPCVSQWWYTPIEVYDDIADPVDRLVEGDAKKTRLQVYRRGDDWYCTFNIKYDADTSGETPIGVDIGERHILAVTAYGEDESMLVSGGEAKYVRRKYRSLRDSLSEAGALRARNRVGDKEQCRIKDLNHKLSRRLITFAEQFENPVIRMEDLKGIRENSSWSGVHSWHYHQLQQFITYKAERAGIRVEKVDAYHTSQRCSDCGSMGTRDGDHFSCSECSRGRHADLNASENIAQREGEPCTA, encoded by the coding sequence CTGGTCATGGTGACTGTCACCGCGAAGTTCCACAACCCATCCCTCTCACGGCGGAAAGAGTGGCAACAGGGCACTCGCCTCTATCGTGACACCAAGCAGTTCTGCATCGACGGATGGGAAAACGCTGACTTCGGGAAATCTGTGACCACAGCCAGCATTGACAACGACCTCTACTCGGCCATTCAGAACCAAGCCATTCGAGAGGCGAAATCCGACCACAACAAAGACGGAGAAGTTCGCTACCGAGAGAGTCAACCGTTCGCCGTCAACAACCAGAATTGGGAAATCGACACGACCGAGAACGGCACAGTCGTCGTCGGGTTTCCGTGTGTCTCTCAATGGTGGTACACGCCTATCGAAGTGTACGACGACATTGCCGACCCTGTAGACCGACTGGTTGAGGGTGACGCGAAGAAGACTCGGCTACAGGTCTACCGTCGTGGTGACGACTGGTACTGTACGTTCAACATCAAGTACGACGCCGACACGTCGGGTGAGACGCCCATCGGTGTCGATATTGGTGAACGGCACATCCTCGCTGTGACGGCCTACGGCGAGGACGAGTCGATGCTGGTGTCTGGTGGTGAGGCGAAGTATGTTCGACGCAAATATCGTTCCCTACGCGATTCGCTTTCGGAAGCGGGTGCGCTTCGCGCACGCAACCGTGTGGGTGACAAAGAACAGTGTCGAATCAAGGACTTGAACCACAAACTCTCTCGTCGCCTCATCACGTTCGCGGAACAGTTCGAGAACCCAGTCATTCGGATGGAAGACCTCAAAGGTATCCGCGAGAACAGTTCGTGGTCGGGCGTTCACTCGTGGCATTACCACCAACTTCAACAATTCATCACGTACAAAGCTGAACGCGCTGGTATTCGCGTTGAAAAGGTCGATGCGTACCACACGAGTCAGCGATGTTCGGATTGTGGTTCGATGGGAACCCGTGATGGCGACCACTTTTCGTGTTCGGAGTGCAGTCGTGGACGCCACGCAGACCTGAACGCTTCGGAGAATATCGCACAACGGGAGGGTGAACCATGCACGGCGTAA